From one Gemmatimonadaceae bacterium genomic stretch:
- a CDS encoding zinc ribbon domain-containing protein, which yields MIAMAVGTALALLALGYVLYPLLAGSRPREGNGAGAICPKCGARLHRDAGFCSDCGSPLDQQQGKTGLGYRP from the coding sequence ATGATCGCGATGGCGGTCGGTACGGCGCTCGCGCTGCTCGCGCTCGGGTACGTGCTGTACCCGCTGCTGGCGGGGAGCAGGCCCCGCGAGGGAAATGGGGCGGGGGCAATCTGTCCGAAATGCGGAGCGCGTCTTCACCGGGATGCGGGCTTCTGCTCCGACTGCGGATCGCCACTGGACCAGCAGCAGGGGAAAACAGGGTTGGGATACAGGCCGTAG